A genomic window from Plasmodium reichenowi strain SY57 chromosome 6, whole genome shotgun sequence includes:
- a CDS encoding cation/H+ antiporter has translation MVMGRVRATSYVRRTISQPLNKNVPPMKNMKNVNGLNDTNLIRNRNLHLQLLCNNKMPAGMYDDELTKVYDLEETLPFYYPRKSDIYGMQNMLNSKLNILLIFVPIGLLSHFFGFKDIYIFFFNFMALIPLSALMGHVTEDLALHTGEIIGGLLNATFGNLMEMIFSIQALNAGLINVVQGTLLGSILSNLLLVLGMSFFAGGLYHHIQKFNEKGATCSTSLLLLSSLAITIPTVSSFTTNNNLDVILKVSRITAVLIFVTYCLFLLFQLYTHISLFQDKEMTEEIPQLSVITGSIFLILITLLVSIHSEFLIYSIDSVIKYYNISENFIGVILLPVVGNATEHLTAVTVAMKNKVDLTMGVAVGSSAQIALFVVPVTVLFGWILNKPMTLAFSPLSTVILVISVIVTMAIVQDGESNWLEGVLLISAYLIVGVVFWFDTS, from the coding sequence ATGGTTATGGGTAGAGTTCGTGCGACGTCTTATGTAAGGCGTACAATTTCACAACCcttaaataaaaatgtgccccctatgaaaaatatgaaaaatgtaAACGGACTTAATGATACCAATTTAATAAGAAATAGAAATTTACATTtacaattattatgtaataaCAAAATGCCAGCAGGTATGTATGATGATGAATTAACAAAAGTTTATGATTTAGAAGAAACGTTacctttttattatcctAGAAAATCAGATATTTATGGAATGcaaaatatgttaaataGTAAGTTAAATAtcttattaatatttgtaCCTATAGGATTATTAAGTCATTTCTTTGGttttaaagatatatatatatttttttttaattttatggCTTTAATACCCTTATCTGCTCTTATGGGTCATGTAACTGAAGATTTAGCTTTACATACAGGAGAAATTATTGGAGGATTATTAAATGCTACGTTTGGTAATTTAATGGAAATGATTTTTTCTATTCAAGCTTTGAATGCTGGATTAATTAATGTTGTTCAAGGTACTCTTCTTGGAAGTATCCTATCTAATTTACTTTTGGTCTTAGGTATGTCTTTTTTTGCAGGAGgtttatatcatcatatacaaaaatttaATGAGAAAGGAGCAACATGTAGTACAtctcttttattattatctagTCTAGCTATTACTATACCAACAGTATCATCATTTACaactaataataatttagaCGTTATCCTAAAGGTGTCAAGAATAACAGCtgttttaatatttgtaacatattgtttatttctattatttcaattatatacacatatttCTCTATTCCAAGATAAAGAAATGACTGAAGAAATTCCTCAATTATCTGTTATAACAGGATCtatctttttaatattaattacTCTCTTGGTAAGTATCCATTCAGAATTCCTTATTTATTCAATAGATTCAgttattaaatattataatatatcgGAAAATTTTATAGGAGTTATACTTTTACCTGTAGTTGGTAATGCTACAGAACATTTAACAGCTGTTACTGTCGcaatgaaaaataaagttGATTTAACTATGGGAGTAGCTGTTGGGTCTTCTGCACAAATAGCTCTATTTGTTGTACCTGTAACGGTATTATTTGGATGGATATTAAACAAACCCATGACTCTAGCCTTTTCCCCACTTTCTACTGTTATTCTAGTCATATCCGTTATTGTCACTATGGCTATTGTACAAGATGGAGAAAGCAATTGGTTAGAAGGCgttttattaatttcaGCTTATCTTATTGTTGGTGTTGTTTTCTGGTTTGATAcatcataa
- a CDS encoding dihydroorotate dehydrogenase, mitochondrial precursor, with translation MISKLKPQFMFLPKKHILSYSRKDVLKLFEQKFYYTSKPKESNNMNNESLLRLVKYNRYYNYNKIDSNNYYNGGKILSNDKQYIYSPSCEYKKKINDISSYVSIPFKINIRNLGTSNFVNNKKDVIDNDYIYENIKKEKSKHKKIIFLLFVSLFGLYGFFESYNPEFFLYDLFLEFCLKYIDGEICHDLFLLLGKYNILPYDTTNDSIYACTNIKHLDFINPFGVAAGFDKNGVCIDSILKLGFSFIEIGTITPRSQTGNAKPRIFRDVESRSVINSCGFNNMGCDKVTENLILFRKRQEKDKLLSKHIVGVSIGKNKDTVNIVDDLKYCINKIGRYADYIAINVSSPNTPGLRDNQQAGKLKNIILSVKEEIDNLEKNNIMNDQNTYNEDKIVEKKNNFNKNNSDIMKDAKDNFLWFNTTKKKPLVFVKLAPDLNQEQKKEIADVLLETNIDGMIISNTTTQINDIKSFENKKGGVSGAKLKDISTKFICEMYNYTNKQIPIIASGGIFSGLDALEKIEAGASVCQLYSCLVFNGMKSAVQIKRELNHLLYQRGYYNLKEAIGRKHRKS, from the coding sequence atgatCTCTAAATTGAAACCTCAATTTATGTTTTTACcaaaaaaacatattttaaGTTATAGTAGAAAGGATGTTTTAAAATTGTTTGAACAGAAGTTTTATTATACTAGCAAACCGAAAgaaagtaataatatgaacaatgAATCTTTATTAAGATTAGttaaatataatagatattataattataataagatagattctaataattattataatggtggaaaaatattaagTAATGATAagcaatatatatattcacCATCAtgtgaatataaaaagaaaataaatgatatatcatcatatgTATCTATACCTTTTAAGAttaatataagaaatttAGGTACTTCtaattttgtaaataataaaaaagatgtaattgataatgattatatttatgaaaatattaaaaaagaaaaatctaagcataaaaaaataatatttttattatttgtttcaTTATTTGGATTATATGGTTTTTTTGAATCGTATAATCctgaattttttttatatgatttatttttagaattctgtttaaaatatattgatgGTGAAATATGTCATGacctttttttattactaggaaaatataatatattaccATATGATACTACTAATGATAGTATATATGCATGTACAAATATTAAACATCTTGATTTTATAAATCCATTCGGTGTTGCTGCTGGATTTGATAAAAACGGTGTATGTATAGATAGCATATTAAAATTAGGGTTTTCGTTTATCGAAATTGGCACCATAACCCCTAGGAGTCAAACGGGTAATGCAAAACCACGTATTTTTAGAGACGTTGAATCTAGAAGTGTTATAAATTCATGTggttttaataatatgggTTGTGACAAAGTTACAGAAAATTTAATACTTTTTCGTAAAAGAcaagaaaaagataaattGTTAAGTAAACATATTGTAGGTGTTAGTATAGGTAAGAATAAAGATACTGTTAATATTGTAGATGATCTAAAATAttgtattaataaaataggAAGATACGCTGATTATATAGCTATTAATGTAAGCTCCCCTAATACACCTGGGTTAAGAGATAATCAACAAGCTGGGaagttaaaaaatataattttaagtgtaaaagaagaaatagataatttagaaaagaataatattatgaatgATCAAAATACTTACAATGAAGATAAAATagtagaaaaaaaaaataattttaataaaaataatagtgACATTATGAAAGATGCTAAGGATAACTTCTTATGGTTTAATACTACAAAAAAGAAGCCCTTGGTTTTTGTTAAGTTAGCTCCAGATCTTAATCAAGAAcagaaaaaagaaattgCTGATGTATTACTTGAAACTAATATAGATGGTATGATTATTTCTAATACTACGACacaaataaatgatataaaaagttttgaaaataaaaaaggagGTGTTAGCGGAGCAAAACTAAAAGATATATCtacaaaatttatatgtgaaatgtataattacacaaataaacaaatacCCATTATTGCTTCAGGAGGAATATTTAGTGGATTGGATGCTTTAGAAAAAATTGAAGCAGGTGCTTCAGTTTGTCAATTATATTCTTGTCTGGTTTTTAATGGTATGAAATCAGCTGTACAAATTAAAAGGGAATTGAATCACTTACTTTATCAAAGGGGATATTACAATTTAAAGGAGGCCATTGGCCGAAAGCATAGAAAAAGTTAA
- a CDS encoding trophozoite exported protein 1, putative yields the protein MSNKKRSKNENDESTSLPLENSELLIEYIHNLKSCLNVYRREIQEKNKYISVIKNDLSFHECILTNVNVVWSVFNNDLLNLLCNNEQKEEGEEIIKQRNIGDEMNEYNNLTKLQNDENIKDNNMIKEDLEDDANQNILMKSPYYNIENFLQVFLKYINKKKKKKKVKDEGKKEKIEDKKYEQDEEEENEEEEEEEEEEGEEENKEDEEIFKTFVSFNLYHTNNEENISYDKNLVKQENDNKDESRGNDNMCGNYDIYNERGEMLDKGKSYSGDEKINRSDNAKSYDYVKNECEEQEEKENMLNNKKRSLECNPNEAKRICFSLEEKIGTVQSVKLKEYNESSKENIEKNKHDDNNICNYFSHNEGENVIEKEDKSFNKMNNKNYRNEEEKKKNEINFDYLKKRIKNNQEIFEETIQKCFLINLKKTLNLINKIMYLKNVEFRKYNLDYIRKINYEKCFYYKNYIEIKKKIIELQKDNESLKIQVDRLEKKKATLIYKLNNDNIRKDILDNNIKNYQNGIDYSKVSYFDEGENQNKRNNKNYRTDNNNNSDDNNNNNNNNNNNNNNYCYYNNYNSDDNYNSEDNEYNSGNYRFRNNYKKDSLNEDDVKKNSLNVYHKIKSDSNIFVHVENIITKQNIIHSEPFRNLLKESNELYITLKEKEKENIILKNEILKMENKKDEEYEDLLNNTIEDKKELTRSIKELELNMMTCNMEKDKISNKVNTLEYEINVLKNIDKNQTMQLQQKESDILKLKLYIEKLKLSEKNLKDKIILLENEKDKMLSGIIPMKDNSFNEESISEEGKIHVRDIQNDKDEKYDDEKKKRFKELFIENQKLKEELNKKRNVEEELHNLRKNYNIINEEIEEITKEFEKKQEQVDEMILQIKNKELELLEKFNNKMNKAYVEEKLKELKDTYEEKMKHINNIYKKHDDFVNIYLNLFFQARKNAILSDSQREEQMNLFIKLKDKYDIIFQKKIELTDILKNVYDCNKKLIGHCQDLEKENSTLQNKLSNEIKNSKMLSKNLSKNSDDHLLIEENNELRRRLICSVCMENFRNYIIIKCGHIYCNNCIFNNLKTRNRKCPQCKVPFDKKDLQKIFLD from the coding sequence atgagtaataagaaaagaagtaaaaatgaaaatgacGAATCAACATCATTACCTTTAGAAAATTCCGAGTTATTAATCgaatatatacataatttaaAGAGCTgtttaaatgtatatagGCGAGAGATCcaggaaaaaaataaatatattagtGTCATAAAGAATGATTTAAGTTTTCACGAATGTATATTAACAAATGTAAATGTTGTATGGAGTGTGTTTAATAACGATTTATTAAACCTGCTATGTAATAATGAACAAAAAGAAGAAGGggaagaaataataaaacaaagAAACATAGGTGATGAGAtgaatgaatataataatttaacaaaattacaaaatgatgaaaatataaaagacAATAATATGATTAAAGAAGATCTTGAAGATGATGCCAATCAGAATATTTTGATGAAATCAccttattataatatagaaaattttttacaagtatttttaaaatatattaataagaagaagaaaaagaaaaaggtAAAGGATGAAGgtaagaaagaaaaaatagaGGACAAAAAATACGAGCaagatgaagaagaagaaaatgaagaagaagagGAGGAGGAGGAAGAAGAAGgagaagaagaaaataaagagGATGAAGAAATTTTCAAAACATTTGtatcttttaatttgtATCATACTAACAATGAAGAGAATATAtcatatgataaaaatttaGTTAAACAggaaaatgataataaagatGAATCACGTGGTAACGATAACATGTGTGgtaattatgatatatataatgagAGAGGGGAAATGTTAGATAAGGGTAAATCATATTCAGGTGacgaaaaaataaatagaaGCGATAATGCTAAATCTTATgattatgtaaaaaatgaatGTGAAGAacaagaagaaaaagaaaatatgttaaataataaaaaaagaagttTGGAATGTAATCCAAATGAAGCGAAAAGAATTTGTTTCTCTTTAGAAGAGAAGATAGGAACTGTTCAAAGTGTAAAATTAAAGGAATATAATGAATCGagtaaagaaaatattgaaaaaaataaacatgatgataataacatttgtaattatttttcaCACAATGAAGGTGAGAATGTAATAGAAAAGGAAGATAAATCATTTAATAAgatgaataataaaaattatagaaatgaagaagagaaaaaaaaaaatgaaataaattttgattatttaaaaaaaagaattaagAATAACCAAGAGATTTTTGAGGAGACGATacaaaaatgttttttgataaatttaaaaaagacATTAAATCttataaacaaaattatgtatttaaaaaatgttgaATTTAGGAAATATAACTTAGATTATATTcgaaaaataaattatgagaaatgtttttattataagaattatattgagataaaaaagaaaataatcGAATTACAAAAGGATAACGAAAGTTTAAAAATTCAGGTAGATAGACTAGAGAAAAAGAAGGCTACattaatatacaaattgaataatgataatattcGTAAAGATATTcttgataataatattaaaaattatcaaaatGGTATTGATTATTCGAAAGTAAGTTATTTTGATGAAGGGGAGAACCAAAATAAGcgtaataataaaaattatcgtacagataataataataatagtgatgataataataataataataataataataataataataataataattattgttattataataattacaatagtgatgataattataatagtgaggataatgaatataatagtGGTAATTATAGATTTcgtaataattataagaaaGATTCTTTGAATGAAGATgatgtaaaaaaaaattctttgAATGTATATCACAAAATTAAGAGTGAttctaatatttttgttcatgttgaaaatattataacaaaacaaaatattatacatagTGAACCATTTCgaaatttattaaaagaatctaatgaattatatattacgttaaaagagaaagaaaaagaaaatattattttaaaaaatgaaattcTAAAGatggaaaataaaaaggatgaagaatatgaagatttattaaataatacaattGAAGACAAGAAGGAATTAACTAGAAGTATTAAAGAATTAGAATTAAATATGATGACATGTAATATggaaaaagataaaataagTAATAAAGTGAATACATTAGAATACGAaataaatgttttaaaaaatattgataagAATCAAACTATGCAATTACAACAAAAGGAAAGTGATATTCTAAAGTTGAAGTTGTATATTgagaaattaaaattatctgagaaaaatttaaaagataaaataattttattagaGAATGAAAAGGATAAAATGTTGAGTGGTATTATACCTATGAAAGATAATTCGTTTAATGAGGAGTCCATAAGTGAGGAAGGAAAAATTCACGTGAGAGATATTCAAAATGATAAGgatgaaaaatatgatgatgaaaaaaaaaaaagatttaaagagttatttatagaaaatcagaaattaaaagaagaattgaacaaaaaaagaaacgTAGAAGAAGAATTACACAACTTAaggaaaaattataatatcattaatgaagaaattgaagaaataacaaaagaatttgaaaaaaaacaagaaCAAGTTGATGAAATGatattacaaataaaaaataaggaatTAGAATTATTGGAgaaatttaataataaaatgaataaagCGTATgtagaagaaaaattaaaagaattaaaagatacatatgaagaaaagatgaaacatataaataatatatataaaaaacatgatgattttgttaatatttatttaaatttattttttcaagCAAGAAAAAATGCAATACTTTCTGACAGTCAAAGAGAAGAACAAAtgaatttatttataaaattaaaagacAAATATGATATcatatttcaaaaaaaaatagaattaacagatattttaaaaaatgtttatgattgtaataaaaaattaatagGACATTGTCAAGATttagaaaaagaaaattcTACTCTTCAAAATAAACTATCGAACGAAATAAAGAATTCAAAAATGCTATCCAAAAATTTATCTAAAAATTCTGATGATCATTTATTAattgaagaaaataatgaattaaGAAGAAGATTAATTTGTAGTGTATGTATGGAAAACTTtagaaattatattattatcaaatGTGGTCATATTTATTGTAACAATTGTATATTcaataatttaaaaacaaGAAATAGAAAGTGTCCACAGTGTAAAGTACCAtttgataaaaaagatCTACAAAAAATTTTTCTCGACTAA